A window of Macrotis lagotis isolate mMagLag1 chromosome X, bilby.v1.9.chrom.fasta, whole genome shotgun sequence contains these coding sequences:
- the LOC141502258 gene encoding cytochrome P450 1A1-like isoform X1: protein MMFVAEITSKEVTGSLLALVIIFVFIRVLENSNKWKKYPPGPWSFPIIGNLLQLGDHPYLTFMEMRKKYGDVFLIKLGTVPVVVVNGAEMVKKGLLQDGENFAGRPNMHTFSFFAEGKSLSFSVNFGESWKIHKKIAINALRSFSKAEAKSSTCSCLLEEHVTEEVSELVKIFRKLSSNLGSFDPKSPITCAVANVVCALCFGKRYDHFDEEFLRVVKTNEELLKASSAANPADFIPCFRYLPLRIINAPREFYHQLNQFIKQHVQDHITTYDKNHLRDITDALVSICHGKSATTKTATLSDNEIISTVSDIFGAGFETVSSFLNWSFLYLIYYPEVQAKIHEEIDENIGLKPPRFEDRKNLPYTEAFINEIFRHTTFIPFTIPHCTTTDTTLNGYFIPRKTCVFFNMYQVNHDETLWENPDSFQPERFLTENGKLNKSLVEKVLIFGMGIRKCLGEDVARNEVFVFIASILQQLKLKKCPGAQLDLKPLYGLTMKTIPYQLIAEPRFLVNSST, encoded by the exons ATGATGTTTGTTGCAGAAATCACTTCAAAAGAGGTGACTGGCTCTTTATTAGCCTTGGtcataatttttgtctttataagaGTGCTAGAAAACAGTAACAAATGGAAGAAGTATCCTCCAGGCCCATGGTCATTTCCTATCATAGGAAATCTTCTTCAACTTGGAGATCATCCTTATCTTACCTTtatggaaatgaggaagaaatatggTGATGTATTTCTTATCAAACTGGGAACTGTTCCCGTGGTTGTGGTGAATGGTGCAGAAATGGTGAAGAAAGGTTTGCTCCAAGATGGAGAGAATTTTGCTGGTCGACCCAACATgcacacattttctttctttgctgaGGGCAAAAGTCTTTCATTTTCAGTGAACTTTGGAGAGAGTTGGAAGATCCATAAGAAAATTGCTATAAATGCCTTAAGATCCTTTTCCAAAGCAGAAGCAAAGTCCTCTACCTGTTCTTGTCTCTTAGAGGAACATGTCACTGAAGAAGTTTCTGAATTGGTAAAAATCTTCAGAAAACTGTCGTCGAACCTAGGCAGCTTTGATCCTAAAAGTCCCATTACCTGTGCTGTTGCTAATGTTGTCTGTGCTTTATGTTTTGGCAAGAGATATGACCACTTTGATGAGGAGTTTCTCAGAGTGGTTAAAACGAATGAAGAATTACTGAAAGCCTCCAGTGCAGCTAACCCAGCTGATTTTATCCCATGTTTTCGCTACCTCCCACTGCGCATTATAAATGCTCCCCGTGAGTTTTATCATCAACTAAATCAATTTATTAAACAGCACGTACAAGATCATATTACCACATATGATAAG AATCATCTCAGAGATATTACTGATGCTCTGGTTAGTATATGTCATGGCAAAAGTGCTACAACAAAGACTGCTACCTTAAGTGATAATGAAATCATAAGTACTGTGAGTGACATCTTTGGAGCTG GGTTTGAAACAGTATCTTCATTTCTAAATTGGAGTTTTCTCTACTTGATTTACTACCCAGAAGTACAAGCAAAAATCCATGAAGAAATTG ATGAAAATATTGGCCTTAAACCACCCAGATTTGAAGACAGAAAGAATTTACCCTATACAgaagcttttataaatgaaatcttCAGGCATACCACATTTATTCCATTCACTATCCCTCACTG taCTACCACAGATACAACTCTCAATGGATATTTCATTCCTCGGAAAACCTGTGTGTTTTTTAATATGTATCAAGTAAACCATGATGA AACTCTTTGGGAGAATCCTGACTCATTCCAACCTGAGAGGTTTCTAACTGAAAATGGCAAGCTTAATAAAAGTCTGGTTGAGAAAGTTTTGATTTTTGGAATGGGCATTAGGAAGTGCTTGGGAGAAGATGTTGCTCGAaatgaggtttttgtttttattgccaGTATTCTGCAGCAGCTAAAGTTGAAGAAATGTCCAGGAGCTCAGTTAGATTTGAAACCTCTATATGGATTAACCATGAAGACCATACCTTATCAACTCATAGCTGAGCCTCGCTTTCTGGTGAATTCCTCAACTTAA
- the LOC141502258 gene encoding cytochrome P450 1A1-like isoform X3 translates to MMFVAEITSKEVTGSLLALVIIFVFIRVLENSNKWKKYPPGPWSFPIIGNLLQLGDHPYLTFMEMRKKYGDVFLIKLGTVPVVVVNGAEMVKKGLLQDGENFAGRPNMHTFSFFAEGKSLSFSVNFGESWKIHKKIAINALRSFSKAEAKSSTCSCLLEEHVTEEVSELVKIFRKLSSNLGSFDPKSPITCAVANVVCALCFGKRYDHFDEEFLRVVKTNEELLKASSAANPADFIPCFRYLPLRIINAPREFYHQLNQFIKQHVQDHITTYDKNHLRDITDALVSICHGKSATTKTATLSDNEIISTVSDIFGAGFETVSSFLNWSFLYLIYYPEVQAKIHEEIDENIGLKPPRFEDRKNLPYTEAFINEIFRHTTFIPFTIPHCTTTDTTLNGYFIPRKTCVFFNMYQVNHDEFIPLFTDATIEEPKEIN, encoded by the exons ATGATGTTTGTTGCAGAAATCACTTCAAAAGAGGTGACTGGCTCTTTATTAGCCTTGGtcataatttttgtctttataagaGTGCTAGAAAACAGTAACAAATGGAAGAAGTATCCTCCAGGCCCATGGTCATTTCCTATCATAGGAAATCTTCTTCAACTTGGAGATCATCCTTATCTTACCTTtatggaaatgaggaagaaatatggTGATGTATTTCTTATCAAACTGGGAACTGTTCCCGTGGTTGTGGTGAATGGTGCAGAAATGGTGAAGAAAGGTTTGCTCCAAGATGGAGAGAATTTTGCTGGTCGACCCAACATgcacacattttctttctttgctgaGGGCAAAAGTCTTTCATTTTCAGTGAACTTTGGAGAGAGTTGGAAGATCCATAAGAAAATTGCTATAAATGCCTTAAGATCCTTTTCCAAAGCAGAAGCAAAGTCCTCTACCTGTTCTTGTCTCTTAGAGGAACATGTCACTGAAGAAGTTTCTGAATTGGTAAAAATCTTCAGAAAACTGTCGTCGAACCTAGGCAGCTTTGATCCTAAAAGTCCCATTACCTGTGCTGTTGCTAATGTTGTCTGTGCTTTATGTTTTGGCAAGAGATATGACCACTTTGATGAGGAGTTTCTCAGAGTGGTTAAAACGAATGAAGAATTACTGAAAGCCTCCAGTGCAGCTAACCCAGCTGATTTTATCCCATGTTTTCGCTACCTCCCACTGCGCATTATAAATGCTCCCCGTGAGTTTTATCATCAACTAAATCAATTTATTAAACAGCACGTACAAGATCATATTACCACATATGATAAG AATCATCTCAGAGATATTACTGATGCTCTGGTTAGTATATGTCATGGCAAAAGTGCTACAACAAAGACTGCTACCTTAAGTGATAATGAAATCATAAGTACTGTGAGTGACATCTTTGGAGCTG GGTTTGAAACAGTATCTTCATTTCTAAATTGGAGTTTTCTCTACTTGATTTACTACCCAGAAGTACAAGCAAAAATCCATGAAGAAATTG ATGAAAATATTGGCCTTAAACCACCCAGATTTGAAGACAGAAAGAATTTACCCTATACAgaagcttttataaatgaaatcttCAGGCATACCACATTTATTCCATTCACTATCCCTCACTG taCTACCACAGATACAACTCTCAATGGATATTTCATTCCTCGGAAAACCTGTGTGTTTTTTAATATGTATCAAGTAAACCATGATGA
- the LOC141502258 gene encoding cytochrome P450 1A1-like isoform X4: MMFVAEITSKEVTGSLLALVIIFVFIRVLENSNKWKKYPPGPWSFPIIGNLLQLGDHPYLTFMEMRKKYGDVFLIKLGTVPVVVVNGAEMVKKGLLQDGENFAGRPNMHTFSFFAEGKSLSFSVNFGESWKIHKKIAINALRSFSKAEAKSSTCSCLLEEHVTEEVSELVKIFRKLSSNLGSFDPKSPITCAVANVVCALCFGKRYDHFDEEFLRVVKTNEELLKASSAANPADFIPCFRYLPLRIINAPREFYHQLNQFIKQHVQDHITTYDKNHLRDITDALVSICHGKSATTKTATLSDNEIISTVSDIFGAGFETVSSFLNWSFLYLIYYPEVQAKIHEEIDENIGLKPPRFEDRKNLPYTEAFINEIFRHTTFIPFTIPHCTTTDTTLNGYFIPRKTCVFFNMYQVNHDESKSCNHFDLTMV; this comes from the exons ATGATGTTTGTTGCAGAAATCACTTCAAAAGAGGTGACTGGCTCTTTATTAGCCTTGGtcataatttttgtctttataagaGTGCTAGAAAACAGTAACAAATGGAAGAAGTATCCTCCAGGCCCATGGTCATTTCCTATCATAGGAAATCTTCTTCAACTTGGAGATCATCCTTATCTTACCTTtatggaaatgaggaagaaatatggTGATGTATTTCTTATCAAACTGGGAACTGTTCCCGTGGTTGTGGTGAATGGTGCAGAAATGGTGAAGAAAGGTTTGCTCCAAGATGGAGAGAATTTTGCTGGTCGACCCAACATgcacacattttctttctttgctgaGGGCAAAAGTCTTTCATTTTCAGTGAACTTTGGAGAGAGTTGGAAGATCCATAAGAAAATTGCTATAAATGCCTTAAGATCCTTTTCCAAAGCAGAAGCAAAGTCCTCTACCTGTTCTTGTCTCTTAGAGGAACATGTCACTGAAGAAGTTTCTGAATTGGTAAAAATCTTCAGAAAACTGTCGTCGAACCTAGGCAGCTTTGATCCTAAAAGTCCCATTACCTGTGCTGTTGCTAATGTTGTCTGTGCTTTATGTTTTGGCAAGAGATATGACCACTTTGATGAGGAGTTTCTCAGAGTGGTTAAAACGAATGAAGAATTACTGAAAGCCTCCAGTGCAGCTAACCCAGCTGATTTTATCCCATGTTTTCGCTACCTCCCACTGCGCATTATAAATGCTCCCCGTGAGTTTTATCATCAACTAAATCAATTTATTAAACAGCACGTACAAGATCATATTACCACATATGATAAG AATCATCTCAGAGATATTACTGATGCTCTGGTTAGTATATGTCATGGCAAAAGTGCTACAACAAAGACTGCTACCTTAAGTGATAATGAAATCATAAGTACTGTGAGTGACATCTTTGGAGCTG GGTTTGAAACAGTATCTTCATTTCTAAATTGGAGTTTTCTCTACTTGATTTACTACCCAGAAGTACAAGCAAAAATCCATGAAGAAATTG ATGAAAATATTGGCCTTAAACCACCCAGATTTGAAGACAGAAAGAATTTACCCTATACAgaagcttttataaatgaaatcttCAGGCATACCACATTTATTCCATTCACTATCCCTCACTG taCTACCACAGATACAACTCTCAATGGATATTTCATTCCTCGGAAAACCTGTGTGTTTTTTAATATGTATCAAGTAAACCATGATGA